The following coding sequences lie in one Streptomyces xiamenensis genomic window:
- a CDS encoding CGNR zinc finger domain-containing protein, with product MKVSFSDYAAGAGLATDLVNTSPLVWKSAGEMLGDPAGLADFLNEHGIDHPTPTAADLRQVHHLRDDLRAVLEAGTEDATAAGANALLTRATTAPVLERDADREWQWYVATDPATPLADRLAVLTGTGLLGTLRTLGHTRFRPCASPTCDGLFVDTSRAGRRRYCMPELCGNRANVARHRARSRRKAESARGHR from the coding sequence ATGAAAGTCTCTTTTTCCGATTACGCCGCCGGGGCGGGACTCGCCACCGACCTCGTCAACACCTCGCCCCTGGTGTGGAAGAGCGCCGGCGAGATGCTCGGCGACCCCGCCGGGCTGGCCGACTTCCTCAACGAACACGGCATCGACCACCCCACCCCCACCGCCGCCGACCTCCGCCAGGTCCACCACCTGCGCGATGACCTGCGCGCCGTCCTGGAAGCCGGCACCGAGGACGCGACCGCCGCCGGCGCCAACGCCCTGCTCACCCGCGCCACCACCGCCCCCGTGCTGGAACGCGACGCCGACCGGGAGTGGCAGTGGTACGTGGCCACCGACCCCGCCACTCCCCTCGCCGACCGGCTCGCCGTGCTCACCGGCACCGGCCTGCTCGGCACCCTGCGCACCCTGGGCCACACCCGCTTCCGGCCCTGCGCCTCGCCCACCTGCGACGGTCTGTTCGTGGACACCAGCCGTGCCGGGCGCCGCCGCTACTGCATGCCGGAGCTGTGCGGCAACCGCGCCAACGTCGCCCGGCACCGTGCCCGCAGCCGGCGGAAGGCCGAATCAGCCCGCGGCCACCGGTGA
- a CDS encoding peptidoglycan recognition protein family protein, producing MEGSELPYCTRRQGPLHARIPHIPHTPASHRPASRVTRRALIGTAGAVAAGAVVTPAVIAATGGSGDGDGDGAGKAGDAAPAGTTPQSFPKTRSAAATGEEAVRTAFPIGFVGVAWAGARHATGGGIRFTGADGDEAGATWTPLSGGGCSDSNGGRLLVAARQATGYELRAPQGATDLVSVALDTARGPRHEIPVPTDPTRVRGVEYLSRAAWGADESLRFLPDGSENTPTAFYAFQTLTVHHTVTPNDDPDPAATVRGIYEFHAITNDWGDIGYHFLIDEEGRIYEGRYSGEGGLPAHNEDGDLVTAFHVGGFNSGNLGIALLGDLTERPPTDAARASLTRLVRTAFRLHGRDPLADVTYVNPVNGVEKDVAEISGHRDWLETDCPGEVMYAELAALREAVASQR from the coding sequence ATGGAGGGGTCCGAACTCCCGTACTGCACAAGGCGACAAGGACCTTTACATGCCCGAATCCCCCACATCCCCCACACCCCCGCCTCCCACCGGCCCGCCTCGCGGGTCACCCGCCGGGCGCTGATCGGCACCGCCGGCGCGGTGGCGGCGGGCGCCGTGGTGACCCCGGCGGTCATCGCGGCGACGGGCGGCTCCGGTGACGGCGACGGCGACGGCGCCGGCAAGGCCGGTGACGCGGCACCGGCCGGTACGACGCCGCAGTCGTTCCCGAAGACCCGCAGCGCGGCGGCCACCGGCGAGGAGGCGGTGCGCACCGCCTTCCCGATCGGCTTCGTCGGTGTCGCCTGGGCCGGCGCCCGTCACGCCACCGGCGGCGGCATACGGTTCACCGGCGCGGACGGTGACGAGGCCGGCGCGACGTGGACGCCGCTGAGCGGCGGCGGCTGTTCCGACAGCAACGGCGGCCGGCTGCTGGTGGCCGCCCGGCAGGCCACCGGTTACGAACTGCGGGCGCCACAGGGGGCCACCGACCTGGTGTCGGTGGCCCTGGACACCGCGCGCGGCCCGCGCCACGAGATCCCGGTGCCCACGGACCCGACCCGGGTGCGCGGCGTGGAGTACCTCTCCCGGGCGGCCTGGGGCGCGGACGAGTCGCTGCGTTTCCTGCCGGACGGCAGCGAGAACACCCCCACCGCGTTCTACGCGTTCCAGACCCTGACGGTGCACCACACCGTCACGCCGAACGACGACCCGGACCCGGCGGCCACGGTGCGCGGGATCTACGAGTTCCACGCGATCACCAACGACTGGGGCGACATCGGCTACCACTTCCTCATCGACGAGGAGGGCCGGATCTACGAGGGCCGTTACTCGGGCGAGGGCGGCCTTCCGGCGCACAACGAGGACGGCGACCTGGTGACCGCCTTCCACGTGGGCGGCTTCAACTCCGGGAACCTGGGCATCGCGCTGCTCGGCGACCTGACGGAGCGGCCTCCGACGGACGCGGCGCGCGCCTCTCTCACGCGCCTGGTGCGCACGGCGTTCCGGCTGCACGGCCGTGACCCGCTGGCGGACGTCACCTACGTGAACCCGGTCAACGGTGTCGAGAAGGACGTCGCGGAGATCAGCGGGCACCGTGACTGGCTGGAGACGGACTGCCCCGGTGAGGTGATGTACGCGGAGCTGGCGGCGCTGCGCGAGGCGGTCGCCTCGCAGCGCTGA
- a CDS encoding AAA family ATPase, whose amino-acid sequence MIVWLNGTFGAGKTTTTRHLAGLLPGSYVFDAEQVGYLLRGVLAGRHPARNFQEWHPWRSLVVATARELLGFTGGGPLIIPQTVLTRAYWDELANGFATEPAVPVHHFVLHTDPGTLAHRINADTAPETSTPEARQWRLAHIERYTAALPWLRTEAHVLDTTRTPPAEVARTIAGRL is encoded by the coding sequence ATGATCGTCTGGCTGAACGGCACCTTCGGGGCCGGCAAGACCACCACCACCCGGCACCTGGCCGGCCTGCTCCCGGGGTCGTACGTCTTCGACGCCGAGCAGGTCGGCTATCTGCTGCGAGGTGTCCTGGCCGGCCGGCACCCGGCACGGAACTTCCAGGAGTGGCACCCGTGGCGTTCGCTGGTCGTGGCGACCGCCCGGGAGCTGCTCGGCTTCACCGGCGGCGGGCCGCTGATCATCCCGCAGACGGTGCTGACCCGGGCGTACTGGGACGAGCTGGCGAACGGCTTCGCCACCGAACCCGCCGTCCCCGTGCACCACTTCGTTCTGCACACCGACCCCGGCACGCTCGCCCACCGGATCAACGCCGACACCGCCCCGGAGACCAGCACCCCCGAGGCCAGACAGTGGCGGCTGGCCCACATCGAGCGGTACACGGCGGCCCTGCCCTGGCTGCGGACCGAGGCACACGTCCTGGACACCACCCGCACACCCCCGGCGGAGGTCGCGCGCACCATCGCCGGACGGCTCTAA
- a CDS encoding nitrate/nitrite transporter gives MTGPAPQAGAGPAPAAGARTRRPGGRWIQDWDPEDERFWAEKGERIARRNLAFSILSEHIGFSIWTLWSVLVLFMGPEYGIDAAGKFFLVSVATLVGAIVRVPYTFAVARFGGRNWTVVSAAMLLLPTAAAWIVMEPGTSYTTFLLVAVLTGVGGGNFASSMTNINSFFPLRKKGWALGLNAGGGNIGVPVIQLAGLLVIATAGDGSPRVLLAVYAPLIVLAAVLAWRHMDNLETVTNDTGAARESVRDGHTWIMSFLYIGTFGSFIGYSFAFGLVLQNQFDRTPLQAASITFLGPLLGSLIRPVGGALADRFGGARITLYTFCGMAAATGVVILASGSESLPVFLVGFIALFVLTGLGNGSTYKMIPGIYHAKAHALGLTGEAAAAYGRRLSGAAIGLIGAVGALGGLGINLAFRQSFLSTGTGTAAFVSFLAFYVACCVVTWVVYLRGTGTGRPQDGGTADTGGQRAQPAYAGV, from the coding sequence ATGACAGGACCAGCACCACAGGCGGGAGCCGGGCCGGCCCCGGCCGCCGGAGCCCGCACCCGTCGCCCCGGCGGGCGCTGGATCCAGGACTGGGACCCCGAGGACGAGCGGTTCTGGGCCGAGAAGGGCGAACGCATCGCCCGCCGCAACCTCGCCTTCTCCATCCTCTCCGAGCACATCGGCTTCTCCATCTGGACCCTGTGGTCGGTCCTGGTGCTGTTCATGGGCCCGGAGTACGGCATCGACGCGGCCGGCAAGTTCTTCCTCGTCTCGGTCGCCACCCTCGTCGGCGCGATCGTCCGCGTCCCGTACACCTTCGCCGTCGCCCGGTTCGGGGGCCGCAACTGGACGGTGGTCTCCGCCGCCATGCTGCTGCTGCCCACCGCCGCCGCCTGGATCGTGATGGAACCGGGCACCTCGTACACCACCTTCCTGCTGGTGGCAGTCCTCACCGGCGTCGGCGGCGGCAACTTCGCCTCCTCCATGACCAACATCAACTCCTTCTTCCCGCTGCGGAAGAAGGGCTGGGCGCTCGGCCTCAACGCGGGCGGGGGCAACATCGGCGTGCCCGTCATCCAGCTCGCCGGCCTGCTGGTCATCGCCACCGCGGGGGACGGCAGCCCGCGCGTGCTGCTCGCCGTCTACGCCCCGCTCATCGTGCTCGCCGCCGTCCTCGCCTGGCGCCACATGGACAACCTGGAGACCGTCACCAACGACACCGGCGCCGCGCGCGAATCGGTGCGCGACGGCCACACCTGGATCATGTCGTTCCTGTACATCGGCACCTTCGGCTCGTTCATCGGCTACAGCTTCGCCTTCGGGCTCGTGCTCCAGAACCAGTTCGACCGCACCCCGCTCCAGGCCGCCTCCATCACCTTCCTCGGCCCGCTGCTCGGCTCGCTCATCCGGCCCGTCGGCGGCGCGTTGGCGGACCGGTTCGGCGGGGCGCGCATCACCCTGTACACCTTCTGTGGCATGGCGGCGGCCACCGGCGTGGTGATCCTGGCCTCGGGGAGTGAGTCGCTGCCGGTCTTCCTGGTCGGCTTCATCGCCCTGTTCGTCCTCACCGGACTCGGCAACGGCTCGACGTACAAGATGATCCCCGGCATCTACCACGCCAAGGCGCACGCGCTCGGCCTCACCGGCGAGGCCGCGGCGGCCTACGGGCGGCGGCTGTCCGGCGCGGCCATCGGGCTGATCGGCGCGGTGGGCGCGCTCGGCGGCCTCGGCATCAACCTCGCCTTCCGCCAGTCCTTCCTGTCCACCGGCACCGGCACCGCCGCGTTCGTGTCCTTCCTCGCCTTCTACGTGGCATGCTGCGTGGTCACCTGGGTCGTATACCTGCGCGGCACGGGCACCGGCCGCCCGCAGGACGGCGGGACGGCCGATACCGGCGGACAGCGCGCACAACCCGCCTACGCGGGGGTGTGA